From the genome of Candidatus Methylopumilus rimovensis, one region includes:
- the yidD gene encoding membrane protein insertion efficiency factor YidD, whose protein sequence is MKSIAIFFLRCYQLLLSPFFGQQCRFTPTCSQYSIEAIQKKGVIQGIFLSMKRIGKCHPWCKGGHDPVI, encoded by the coding sequence ATGAAATCAATCGCAATATTTTTTCTGAGATGTTATCAATTATTATTAAGTCCCTTTTTTGGTCAGCAATGTCGATTCACACCGACGTGTTCACAATACTCGATAGAGGCGATACAAAAAAAAGGCGTAATACAAGGTATTTTTTTATCAATGAAACGAATAGGTAAATGTCATCCCTGGTGCAAGGGTGGTCATGACCCTGTTATTTAA
- the rpmH gene encoding 50S ribosomal protein L34: protein MKRTYQPSKVKRARTHGFLVRMKTRAGRAVLSARRAKGRARIGL, encoded by the coding sequence ATGAAACGTACCTATCAACCATCAAAAGTAAAACGTGCACGCACGCATGGTTTTTTAGTACGCATGAAGACTCGTGCAGGACGCGCTGTTTTATCAGCACGCCGTGCTAAAGGCCGTGCTCGTATCGGTCTATAA
- the rnpA gene encoding ribonuclease P protein component, which yields MQTKLTKLTKTDEFSSVFNFRKRLSFQHLSFHYQPNTLSLFRLGMVVGKKTQKLAVKRNYMRRVLRELMRKKQEQLLNFDIVIRIQKSFYRNDFVEIETEVDQMIAKLKK from the coding sequence TTGCAAACTAAATTAACCAAACTTACAAAAACGGATGAATTTTCATCCGTTTTTAATTTCCGTAAGCGACTTTCCTTTCAGCACCTAAGTTTTCATTATCAGCCTAATACTTTATCTTTATTTCGTTTAGGTATGGTTGTAGGCAAAAAAACACAGAAATTGGCTGTAAAGCGCAACTACATGAGGCGTGTCTTGCGCGAATTAATGCGAAAAAAACAAGAACAGCTCTTAAATTTTGATATAGTGATACGCATTCAAAAATCGTTTTATCGTAACGATTTTGTTGAGATTGAAACAGAAGTGGATCAGATGATTGCAAAATTGAAAAAATGA